One candidate division WOR-3 bacterium DNA window includes the following coding sequences:
- a CDS encoding polyphosphate polymerase domain-containing protein codes for MSDPPAGITTSARIAPMRLEYKFLVHTDLLTDLRAALAPYVYLDKFAAQRPGGQYTVRSIYYDTRRFHCYYEKFDGFCTKKKLRIRGYGTPASDSTVFLEIKYKLGDFIGKYRAPLPWNRITQVFAGYGPAPADLPFAPGTNEAEAARRFLYNYYRRKMLPVVLIAYEREPFYSRFDSTLRLTFDKNVRSRLYPTLDSLYQDRDAKFLMPDHFVFEIKFYDGCLPYWVRSILTRFDLSRVAVSKYAMGIDCQRAEKKFLLGIGHTVEFPLPVACAT; via the coding sequence GTGTCTGACCCGCCGGCCGGTATTACCACTTCGGCCCGCATCGCCCCGATGCGGCTTGAATACAAGTTCCTGGTTCACACCGACCTGCTTACCGACCTTCGCGCCGCGCTCGCGCCCTATGTCTACCTCGACAAGTTCGCGGCGCAGCGGCCGGGCGGTCAGTACACCGTGCGCAGCATCTACTACGACACCCGCCGTTTCCACTGTTATTACGAGAAATTCGACGGTTTCTGCACCAAGAAGAAACTCCGCATTCGTGGCTACGGCACACCTGCTTCCGACTCAACCGTGTTTCTGGAAATCAAGTACAAGCTCGGCGACTTCATCGGCAAGTATCGGGCGCCCCTGCCCTGGAACCGTATCACGCAGGTATTCGCCGGCTACGGCCCGGCGCCAGCCGACCTGCCGTTCGCACCCGGCACCAACGAAGCCGAGGCCGCCCGTCGGTTCCTGTACAACTACTACCGTCGCAAAATGCTGCCGGTCGTACTCATCGCCTACGAACGCGAGCCGTTCTACAGCCGGTTCGACTCTACCCTTCGCCTGACATTCGACAAGAACGTCAGAAGCCGGCTCTACCCCACGCTCGACTCGCTTTACCAGGACCGCGATGCCAAGTTCCTAATGCCTGACCACTTCGTGTTCGAGATCAAGTTCTATGACGGCTGCCTGCCATACTGGGTTCGTTCGATTCTCACCCGGTTCGACCTCAGCCGCGTTGCGGTCTCTAAGTACGCAATGGGCATTGACTGCCAACGTGCCGAAAAGAAGTTCCTGCTTGGCATCGGCCACACGGTCGAATTCCCCTTGCCCGTGGCTTGCGCAACCTGA
- a CDS encoding DUF4956 domain-containing protein — MEIIKSLVQELNLLPLNASTVVVKLVFAFACSFFIAWLYRKTYRGPGYSVAYTNMLILLCMTTAIMIMVIGNNLARAFGLVGALSVVRFRHAVKNTQDIVYVFLALAIGMACGVGFYTIAVVGTLFIGALIFLMSKTRFSSPRRDDHLLQFNYRPTGTEPPPYQTLLNRYCRKLTPINVRTLGDTDLVEVSYYVRLRDKDKGEELVREMNRTPGIQYANLFFDEEQI; from the coding sequence ATGGAAATCATCAAGAGCCTTGTTCAAGAACTCAACCTCCTGCCGCTCAACGCCAGCACGGTCGTCGTCAAACTAGTCTTCGCTTTTGCCTGCAGTTTCTTCATCGCCTGGCTGTATCGCAAGACCTATCGCGGTCCGGGCTACTCGGTCGCCTACACCAACATGCTCATCCTGCTCTGCATGACCACCGCAATAATGATCATGGTTATCGGCAACAACCTTGCCCGCGCCTTCGGTCTTGTCGGCGCACTCTCGGTTGTCCGGTTCCGCCACGCAGTAAAGAATACCCAAGACATCGTCTACGTGTTCCTGGCACTCGCCATCGGCATGGCCTGCGGTGTCGGCTTCTACACGATTGCGGTCGTCGGCACACTATTCATCGGCGCGCTCATCTTCCTGATGTCCAAAACGCGCTTCTCCTCGCCCCGCCGTGACGACCATCTACTCCAGTTCAACTACCGGCCAACCGGGACTGAACCACCTCCCTACCAGACGCTGCTCAACCGCTACTGCCGCAAGCTCACACCGATAAACGTCCGCACCCTGGGCGACACCGACCTTGTCGAAGTGTCCTACTACGTCCGACTCCGGGACAAGGACAAGGGCGAAGAACTAGTCCGGGAAATGAACCGGACTCCAGGCATCCAGTACGCGAACCTCTTTTTCGACGAAGAACAAATCTAA